From Alloacidobacterium dinghuense:
CGGCGTCGTGCTCATCAACGAGTCCATGAAGAAAAAATTCTGGCCGAAGGAAGACCCCGTAGGCCAGCAAATCATCATCGGAAAAGGCGTCGGCCCGCAATTTGAAGAACCCGCGCGCCAGATCATCGGCGTTGTCGGCGACATCCGCGACGGCGGCCTCAACCGCGACCCGCGCCCGCTCATGATCATCCCGCAGGCGCAAGTCCCCGACGGCATGACCGCGCTCAACGCCAATATTGGCCCCGTCGCATGGCTCGTCCGCACCCACACCGATCCGCACCAGTTCATCTCGTCCGTTACCGAGCAGCTTCGCCAGGCCAGCGGAGGCTTCCCCGTCGCCCGCGTCCGCTCCATGGAAGAGGTCGTCGTTCGCTCCACCGCTCGCCAGGACTTCAACATGCTCCTGCTCACCATCTTCGGAGCATCCGCGCTCATCCTCGCCGCCATCGGCATCTATGGCCTCATGGCCTACACCGTGCAGCAGCGAACACAGGAAATGGGTATCCGTATGGCCCTCGGCGCCGATCGCGGACGCATCCGCAACCTCGTCGTATGGCAGGGCATGCAACTCGCCCTCATCGGCGCCGTTGTCGGAGTAGGCGCAGCCTTCGGCCTCACACGCCTCATCGCCAGCTTCCTCTTCGGAGTCAAACCCTACGACCCCATCGTATTTGTAACTGTGCCGGTGATATTAAGCACGGTGGCTCTTTTCGCCGTGTGGCTCCCTGCCACCCGCGCCTCAAAACTTGACCCCATGGAGTCCCTGCGCGTCGAATAGCAGTATGATGCGATTACCAAGCAGAGCAGCAATCAGCGAATTCCTCACGAAACCCAACCTCACCCGTGTAGCTCTGGTAGCCGGCGGCGCTGCGGCTATCGGAGCTGTCGCTGTCGGTGTGACCTTCGTCGGCACGGTCGCCATTGGCGCCATCGCCTTTCGCAAGCTCATGGCGCACCGCGGGCACATCCACAAACTCAGCGTCGGCGAACTGACCGTCGATCGCCTCATCGTCAAAGAATCTTCCAAGGAAATCTCATTGTGATACGGATTTCCCGCTTTCTGATCTCGCTGTCATCCTGACCCTGAGCAGCGCAAATGGGAAGGACCTGCTTTCCTTAGCCATGGCACGAAGAAGGGTGCCCCATCCTTCACGCAGTGAAGGGTGGGAAAGCAATTCCCTCACCCAGCCGTCATCCAGCCTTCCACAAATCACCGCGTGCTACCATCGTGCAACCGGAGACCGGCATGCCCACAGCCCTCAAATACATCGCCGTCGCAATCGTAACCATGGCAGCGACAATTACCGTCATGCGCTCGCAGGAAACCAAAACCCAACGTATCCCGCAATTTGAAAACGAAGACGTCAAAGTCTGGAAGTCCATCGTGCAGCCGAACGCGCCCTTAACCATGCACCGCCATGACCACCCGCGCGTCCTCATCGCCCTCAGCGGTGGAACCATGAAGATCGTCGATTCCACCGGGGCATCCGAATCGCATCTCTGGGAAACAGGAAAAGCCTACTGGCTTCCGGCAAATCCGCCCAACACCACGCACGCCGACGTAAACGCAGGCGACAAGCCCATCGAAGTCATGGTCGTAGAGTTGGAAAAGGAAAAATAGCCGTCAGCCAATCAGCACTCGCCGCGATCACGCTGGACAATGGGCATTCGGATCTTTCACGTAACTGAGATTCGGAGCCTTGGTGAATGCGCCCTTGCCGTTACCGACAAACACATCGAACGTGTAATCCCCATCGTCGCCATACACCACGGCCAGATCGGGAATACCATCCCCGTTGAAATCTGCAGCTGAAATGCGCGGCATCGTCCCCGGCATGCGCAAAGGAAGAGGCCATCCACCTTCAAACGCTCCCTTGCCGGTGCCGAGAAACACCGCCACCGTACTCCGTCGCCAATCCGAAACGGCAATGTCCGGAATGCCATCGCGGTTAAAATCAGCCACTGCAATCGACACCACAGAACCGAGACGCGCCACGTCCCCCGCAGCCACCAGGTTGCCCTTGCCATCGCCAAGAAACAGCTTCAGCGATCCATCTTCATCACCGACCAGCACATCCGGAACGCCGTCCTGATTAAAGTCCGCCGTGACCATCGCGCGCGGAGCACGCCCCAGCTCTATA
This genomic window contains:
- a CDS encoding FG-GAP repeat domain-containing protein, with amino-acid sequence MIRSVFRLGLWKIVFIAVVALALMSPRAWASPLHEDEPDGASGLTVMADFNRDGIVDLAKATVSAGAGVLTVSLGRSDGTFQETEADIELGRAPRAMVTADFNQDGVPDVLVGDEDGSLKLFLGDGKGNLVAAGDVARLGSVVSIAVADFNRDGIPDIAVSDWRRSTVAVFLGTGKGAFEGGWPLPLRMPGTMPRISAADFNGDGIPDLAVVYGDDGDYTFDVFVGNGKGAFTKAPNLSYVKDPNAHCPA